In Gemmatimonadaceae bacterium, a single genomic region encodes these proteins:
- a CDS encoding tetratricopeptide repeat protein: MPTPFLSSEEYDERAHQLYNEGQYEEALRVLREGLALYPNAVELHIGVGYAQLAREEFAWARRSFEDALVLEPEHEDGLAGLGESLLKLGQDEAALRCFYRTMELGYGDDIDLMLQIGRALFREGSVRERSDFFESAKEFFETAVQQSPDSAEAVSCVGYTQHRLGDDDGALASLRRSLQLDNEHSEARIYLANILYDRGEYEAALYHLEQTTPDDHWDELGIWRLIELKRTLYKVSEQDPELKPWDERLSELAADLDDVDELLLELDPRHSADESSREAQIARGQLELFGTLLSGLAEQKEEADAAHQIVARDGSKFAGSWEEIVMRMRDTLGDPTHTMDDFMRRAARRGFRETGVQIPTHDAESFIKGSADAGLLRIVR; this comes from the coding sequence ATGCCCACCCCGTTCCTGAGTTCGGAAGAGTACGACGAGCGCGCCCATCAGCTTTACAATGAAGGTCAGTACGAGGAAGCGCTGCGTGTGCTCCGAGAGGGACTCGCGCTCTATCCGAACGCCGTGGAGCTGCACATCGGGGTGGGGTATGCCCAGCTGGCGCGTGAAGAGTTCGCCTGGGCGCGTCGTAGCTTCGAAGACGCGCTGGTGCTCGAGCCCGAGCACGAGGATGGATTGGCCGGGCTTGGCGAATCGCTGCTGAAGCTGGGCCAGGACGAAGCGGCCCTGCGCTGCTTCTATCGGACGATGGAGCTGGGCTATGGCGACGACATCGACCTGATGCTGCAAATCGGTCGAGCGCTATTCCGCGAGGGTTCCGTCCGCGAGCGTTCCGATTTTTTCGAGTCAGCGAAGGAGTTTTTCGAGACGGCAGTACAGCAGTCGCCCGATTCGGCAGAGGCTGTGTCGTGCGTCGGCTACACGCAGCATCGCCTGGGCGACGACGACGGTGCGCTCGCATCGCTGCGTCGCTCGCTGCAGCTGGACAACGAGCATTCCGAAGCGCGCATCTATCTCGCGAACATCCTGTATGATCGCGGGGAGTATGAGGCGGCCTTGTATCATCTCGAGCAGACCACTCCGGATGATCACTGGGACGAACTCGGGATCTGGCGGCTGATCGAGTTGAAGCGAACGCTTTACAAGGTCTCGGAACAGGATCCGGAGTTGAAGCCGTGGGACGAGCGTCTGTCGGAGTTGGCGGCCGATCTCGACGACGTCGACGAGCTGTTGCTGGAGCTCGATCCACGGCATAGCGCCGACGAGAGCTCACGCGAGGCACAGATCGCTCGCGGGCAGCTCGAGCTTTTCGGCACGCTGCTCAGCGGCTTGGCGGAGCAGAAGGAGGAAGCCGATGCGGCGCACCAGATCGTTGCTCGAGACGGCAGCAAGTTCGCCGGATCGTGGGAAGAGATCGTGATGCGTATGCGTGACACGTTAGGCGATCCAACGCACACGATGGATGACTTCATGCGTCGCGCGGCGCGACGCGGCTTCCGGGAGACGGGCGTCCAGATTCCGACGCACGACGCGGAGAGCTTCATCAAGGGCAGCGCGGACGCAGGTCTCCTCCGAATCGTCCGGTGA
- a CDS encoding tetratricopeptide repeat protein has protein sequence MTDVARRSALAALDRARPAIARLDQSRHFEELAADLMESWSAVETALRSLVGGTTLSGQPLLREARQRQLLSFEQANALAEFHAASERAHATDYEPTPADLDAARDAFLKFESGLMADQAGAVAPAPITLNTEGMRSSPLGAPERVPPPRDGLEPWIKAVLAGVVVLLLVGLGFGAYSQGWFGKKNDALQSGIDAYRRGQREQAVGEFTKAARDNPNDPLPHVYLSRMAREVGNMTIAGQEAQTAVSLGPQNAVALRELGLYLLSAGNYDLARRFLTRAVTADTSDHMAMGYLGCTMMRLGRSTEAQVWLNRAGQGDWSRCATAQVPPMTGQPAPGMTIPPTGAPHP, from the coding sequence GTGACCGACGTCGCGCGACGAAGCGCGCTGGCCGCCCTCGATCGCGCTCGACCGGCGATCGCTCGGTTGGACCAGTCGCGCCACTTCGAAGAGCTTGCGGCGGACTTGATGGAGAGCTGGAGCGCGGTGGAAACCGCGCTCCGTTCGCTCGTAGGGGGCACCACGTTGAGTGGCCAGCCGCTCCTTCGCGAGGCACGACAGCGTCAGCTGCTCTCATTCGAGCAAGCGAACGCGCTGGCGGAATTTCACGCCGCGAGCGAGCGCGCGCACGCGACCGATTACGAGCCGACGCCCGCCGATCTCGACGCCGCCCGCGATGCGTTTCTCAAGTTTGAATCGGGATTGATGGCGGATCAGGCGGGCGCGGTGGCACCGGCGCCGATCACACTCAACACCGAGGGAATGCGCAGCTCCCCGCTCGGCGCACCCGAGCGCGTTCCGCCGCCGCGCGACGGCCTCGAGCCATGGATCAAGGCGGTGCTCGCCGGCGTCGTCGTATTGCTGCTCGTCGGTTTGGGTTTTGGCGCGTACTCACAAGGCTGGTTCGGAAAGAAAAACGACGCACTGCAGTCTGGTATCGATGCCTATCGGCGTGGTCAACGCGAGCAGGCTGTTGGTGAGTTCACGAAGGCGGCACGCGACAACCCGAACGATCCGCTTCCCCACGTCTATCTGTCGCGGATGGCCCGGGAAGTCGGCAACATGACTATTGCCGGACAAGAAGCCCAGACGGCAGTCTCGTTAGGTCCGCAGAACGCGGTGGCGCTGCGTGAGCTCGGTCTGTATTTGCTGAGCGCTGGAAACTACGATCTCGCGCGTCGTTTTCTGACGCGAGCGGTAACAGCCGACACCAGCGATCACATGGCGATGGGTTATCTCGGCTGCACAATGATGCGGCTCGGCCGGTCCACCGAGGCGCAGGTCTGGCTCAATCGAGCCGGCCAGGGAGACTGGAGCCGATGCGCGACGGCCCAGGTTCCTCCGATGACGGGGCAGCCGGCACCGGGCATGACGATACCACCGACGGGTGCGCCGCACCCTTAA
- a CDS encoding class D sortase, with protein sequence MMESRFELTRRTLGATLCVLGVAMLVYAGAKYTSGALRADSMRRQWNEQQAQALVSQARARAGDRMLGIDHVAIGAPVARLHIPRIHLDEIVIEGVGDDELNAGPGHLPGSALPGMTGNSVISAHRDRHFRRLDELQLGDTIRTETGHSTDSWVIVERRIVGRATPALFGSKQRLLTLTTCWPVRYFGDAPDRLILSARPAGASQRSSLAGSS encoded by the coding sequence ATGATGGAGTCCCGCTTCGAGCTGACGAGACGGACGCTCGGTGCGACGTTGTGCGTCCTCGGCGTCGCAATGCTTGTGTACGCTGGCGCGAAGTACACCTCCGGTGCCCTTCGCGCAGACTCGATGCGCCGGCAATGGAACGAGCAGCAGGCGCAGGCACTTGTATCGCAGGCGCGAGCGCGAGCCGGCGATCGGATGTTGGGCATCGATCATGTGGCGATCGGAGCGCCCGTCGCCCGCCTGCACATTCCGCGCATTCACCTCGACGAGATAGTCATCGAGGGAGTCGGCGACGACGAGCTCAATGCCGGCCCAGGTCATCTACCCGGAAGCGCGCTTCCGGGAATGACCGGCAATTCGGTGATTTCGGCGCATCGTGACCGGCATTTCCGACGGCTGGACGAACTACAGCTTGGCGACACCATCCGCACGGAAACGGGTCACTCGACCGATTCCTGGGTCATTGTCGAGCGACGAATCGTCGGCCGCGCCACGCCGGCGCTGTTCGGGTCGAAGCAGCGGCTGCTCACGCTCACAACCTGTTGGCCCGTCCGCTACTTCGGCGACGCGCCGGACCGATTGATTCTCAGCGCGAGGCCTGCCGGCGCATCCCAACGCTCGAGCCTGGCAGGATCGAGTTGA
- a CDS encoding pseudouridine-5'-phosphate glycosidase, with protein MRTDITLDFSPPVRHALDHQEPVVALESSVFAQGLPIPANANAARRMFGAVEERGVVPAITAISRGRPTIGLEGEDLKRFLCRDGVRKVSSRDLGAAMALRADGATTVAGTLVLARLANIHVFATGGIGGVHRRTRGELERNAQVRDESADLLELARSRLVVVCAGAKSILDLAATWERLETLGIPVIGYRTSELPGFFSAQTGIQLNVRCDTADEIAAIARSHWSLGNGESVLVVQAPPAEQAMPGSDVERAIAQALLDAERKGIEGPTLTPFLLEAVSRLTNGRSLDVNLALLENNAALAADIARSLAA; from the coding sequence GTGCGCACTGACATTACGCTCGATTTCTCGCCGCCGGTTCGACACGCACTCGATCACCAGGAGCCTGTTGTAGCGCTGGAGAGCTCGGTCTTCGCGCAAGGTCTTCCCATACCGGCAAACGCCAACGCAGCTCGGCGCATGTTCGGAGCGGTGGAGGAACGTGGCGTCGTCCCAGCGATCACCGCGATCTCACGCGGTCGTCCGACGATCGGTCTGGAGGGCGAAGACCTGAAACGCTTTCTCTGTCGCGACGGCGTACGAAAGGTGAGTAGTCGCGACCTTGGTGCAGCGATGGCGCTGCGCGCCGACGGCGCCACGACGGTAGCGGGAACGCTTGTGCTCGCTCGGCTCGCGAACATTCACGTCTTCGCAACCGGTGGCATCGGTGGAGTTCATCGACGAACTCGCGGAGAGCTCGAGCGCAACGCGCAGGTGCGAGATGAATCAGCCGATCTTCTCGAGCTTGCGCGGTCGCGTCTCGTCGTCGTGTGTGCCGGGGCGAAGTCGATTCTGGATCTCGCGGCAACGTGGGAGCGACTCGAGACGCTCGGCATCCCGGTGATTGGATATCGGACGAGCGAGCTCCCGGGCTTTTTTTCCGCGCAGACCGGGATTCAGCTGAATGTGCGCTGCGACACGGCCGATGAGATTGCGGCCATAGCGCGCAGCCACTGGTCGCTTGGCAACGGCGAAAGTGTGTTGGTCGTGCAGGCTCCCCCGGCGGAGCAGGCTATGCCAGGCTCGGACGTCGAGCGCGCGATTGCGCAAGCGTTGCTGGATGCAGAACGCAAGGGCATCGAAGGACCTACGCTCACGCCGTTTCTCCTGGAGGCAGTCAGTCGTTTGACTAATGGAAGGTCGCTCGACGTCAACCTTGCGCTGTTGGAGAACAACGCGGCGCTTGCAGCGGATATCGCGCGTTCGCTTGCGGCGTAA
- a CDS encoding pitrilysin family protein → MTTAATLFAIEPASVHRTVLPNGLKVLIKPDFSAPVVAIVTFVSAGYFDETDDVVGIAHVLEHMYFKGTPTRGVGEVAKQTKAVGGYLNAATIYDHTSYYTVLPATGFRQGLEVQADAYANSLIDTDELARELEVIIQEAKRKADSPPAVATETLYELLHDKHRIRRWRIGREPGLRALTRDALLRFYRNFYHPANTVLSIVGAIDPDDAMREVERLYGVLPGGSPQRTPGPNEEGIGGFRYREMTGDIGQTQIAMGWRTPGTLHIDTPALDLLAMVLGAGRASRLYRAVRERKLASAVSAYDYTPTDLGVFVIHAETPPATTVEAARAIWDQLRRAREEAVGEYELTRAKRLYESRWVRRLEDMEGQANYLAEWEALGDWRLGDWYVERLLTTTSEQVADVAARYLSPEQAGVIVYRPNGSAIVAENAGAMLTLVDTGHPEGLPASTPYQPGEPAPHVAGVRLQRVEAGVHVYESRSGLPILVRVKAAAPLVHAGVFSLGGASEETDASGGLTTLMVRTAQKGTVSRTALQIAEEAEVLGGSVSGSVGSDSFGWTISVPTSYAAAAISLLADVAQHPTFDNDVLDTERTVAIADVIAARDDMFRYPMRLATQAAFHGHSYGVPATGTEESLRAIERTHTLVWHREHVLGPSASPVVVIVGDGDPEALAELAAREFSELGRGHTPRLVTPEWPSGVTTSAERRDKAQTAMGVLFPGPSRSDPDRFAAAMIASVASGLGGRFFDELRDKQSLCYTVTAFNSSRRAAGTFGAYIATSPEKEIAARDGLLAQFQRLRDEPVSPEELVRAQTYAIGVHAIQQQSGSSVLGDVVDAWLFGELSDLESYEKNVRAVTARRMQQLAQENFDPDRRVEGIIRGIARAV, encoded by the coding sequence ATGACCACCGCTGCGACGCTGTTTGCCATCGAGCCTGCGAGCGTGCACCGAACGGTGCTGCCGAATGGCCTGAAGGTTTTGATCAAGCCCGATTTTTCCGCGCCCGTCGTCGCGATCGTGACATTCGTGAGCGCGGGTTATTTCGACGAGACGGATGACGTCGTCGGCATCGCCCACGTGCTCGAGCACATGTACTTCAAGGGCACGCCAACGCGAGGTGTCGGCGAGGTTGCCAAGCAGACGAAGGCCGTTGGCGGGTACCTGAACGCGGCGACGATTTACGATCACACGAGCTACTACACGGTTCTTCCGGCGACGGGATTCCGGCAGGGACTCGAAGTCCAGGCGGACGCATATGCCAATTCACTCATCGACACGGACGAGTTGGCGCGCGAGCTCGAGGTGATCATTCAGGAGGCGAAGCGAAAGGCTGACAGTCCGCCGGCCGTGGCAACGGAGACGTTATACGAGTTGCTCCACGACAAGCATCGCATTCGACGGTGGCGCATCGGCCGTGAGCCAGGGTTACGCGCGTTGACACGCGATGCGTTGCTCCGGTTCTATCGAAACTTCTATCACCCGGCCAACACGGTGTTGTCGATCGTCGGGGCGATCGATCCGGACGACGCGATGCGAGAGGTGGAGCGGCTCTACGGTGTCCTTCCGGGCGGCTCGCCGCAGCGTACGCCGGGGCCTAACGAGGAAGGCATCGGCGGCTTTCGCTACCGCGAGATGACGGGAGACATCGGCCAGACGCAGATCGCGATGGGCTGGCGTACTCCCGGCACGTTACATATCGACACGCCAGCGCTCGACCTCCTCGCGATGGTTCTCGGCGCCGGTCGCGCGTCGCGGCTGTATCGCGCCGTCCGCGAGCGCAAGCTCGCGTCGGCCGTGAGTGCGTACGACTACACGCCGACAGATCTCGGCGTTTTCGTCATACATGCCGAAACGCCGCCAGCGACGACGGTCGAAGCGGCGCGCGCAATCTGGGACCAGCTGCGACGCGCGCGCGAAGAAGCAGTCGGGGAGTACGAGCTCACCCGTGCCAAGCGGTTGTACGAGTCGCGCTGGGTTCGCCGACTGGAGGACATGGAGGGTCAGGCGAACTATCTCGCGGAGTGGGAAGCGCTGGGTGATTGGCGGCTCGGCGATTGGTATGTCGAGCGGCTGTTGACGACGACGAGCGAGCAGGTCGCGGACGTCGCTGCGCGGTATCTGTCGCCCGAACAAGCGGGCGTGATCGTGTACCGGCCTAACGGGAGCGCCATCGTCGCCGAGAATGCTGGCGCGATGCTCACGCTGGTCGACACCGGCCATCCGGAGGGGCTGCCGGCGAGCACGCCGTATCAGCCAGGCGAGCCGGCGCCTCACGTCGCCGGGGTTCGTTTGCAACGCGTCGAGGCCGGCGTGCACGTGTACGAATCACGGTCCGGCCTGCCCATCCTCGTTCGAGTCAAGGCAGCCGCGCCGCTCGTGCACGCGGGCGTGTTCTCTCTTGGCGGGGCGAGCGAGGAGACGGACGCCAGCGGTGGCCTAACGACACTGATGGTACGCACGGCGCAGAAAGGAACGGTGAGCCGCACCGCGCTCCAGATCGCCGAGGAAGCGGAAGTACTGGGTGGCAGTGTCAGTGGCTCGGTGGGGTCCGACAGCTTTGGCTGGACGATCTCGGTGCCGACATCGTACGCGGCCGCGGCGATCTCACTGCTCGCCGACGTGGCGCAACATCCGACGTTCGACAACGACGTACTGGACACCGAGCGCACCGTGGCGATCGCCGATGTGATCGCCGCGCGCGACGACATGTTCCGCTATCCAATGCGTCTCGCGACTCAGGCCGCGTTTCACGGTCACTCGTACGGCGTGCCGGCAACGGGGACGGAAGAATCGCTGCGCGCCATCGAGCGGACGCATACGCTCGTATGGCATCGCGAGCACGTGCTTGGGCCGAGCGCGTCGCCAGTCGTCGTCATCGTCGGCGACGGTGATCCCGAAGCGCTCGCAGAGCTCGCGGCGCGCGAATTCTCCGAATTGGGGCGGGGACACACCCCACGTCTCGTTACTCCTGAATGGCCGAGCGGCGTGACGACGTCGGCGGAACGGCGCGACAAGGCGCAAACCGCGATGGGTGTACTGTTCCCTGGGCCGTCGCGCAGCGATCCCGACCGATTTGCCGCGGCGATGATCGCGAGCGTCGCGAGTGGGTTGGGAGGCCGCTTCTTCGACGAGTTGCGTGACAAGCAGTCGTTATGCTACACCGTCACCGCATTCAACTCGTCGCGTCGCGCGGCAGGGACGTTCGGGGCATACATCGCGACATCGCCGGAGAAAGAAATCGCTGCGCGCGACGGCCTGCTCGCGCAGTTCCAGCGGTTGCGTGACGAGCCGGTTTCACCCGAGGAGCTCGTACGTGCGCAAACGTACGCGATCGGCGTGCACGCGATCCAGCAGCAGAGTGGGAGCTCGGTGCTCGGCGACGTCGTCGATGCGTGGCTGTTCGGCGAGTTGAGTGATCTCGAAAGTTACGAAAAGAACGTCAGGGCGGTGACGGCGAGGCGAATGCAGCAGCTCGCGCAAGAGAACTTCGATCCGGATCGGCGCGTCGAAGGGATCATTCGGGGCATCGCTCGGGCCGTTTGA
- a CDS encoding ABC transporter ATP-binding protein: MRRTLNERSPLAGSPFVRFERVGKTYRGFRRRVEAVVDVSLEIQAGEVFGLAGPNGAGKSTLIALLLGYLKPTSGVIAIGGHRPREFVERHGVGYLSEIVTIPPRWRLEEALSRYALLAGIEPAQVRGRIVELVDRLGLAEHWGKQIRQLSKGNLQRVGLAQALLHDEQLVILDEPTHGLDPVWTQRFREIVADLRSAERAIFIASHNLDELQRIADRVAIIDHGRVQRVVQTRATGADAGAIPYRIVIAQGTATARELLPNARDVAVDELELPPMTLASLNQSLHALLQRGVLIASVAPVYSSLEREFRQAVEGA, from the coding sequence GTGCGCCGCACCCTTAACGAGCGAAGCCCACTGGCCGGTTCTCCGTTCGTCCGTTTCGAGCGCGTCGGCAAGACCTACCGCGGATTTCGCCGACGTGTCGAGGCCGTTGTCGACGTCAGCCTCGAGATTCAGGCCGGCGAGGTCTTCGGACTCGCCGGGCCCAACGGAGCTGGTAAGAGTACGCTCATCGCGCTCCTCCTCGGGTACTTGAAGCCCACGAGCGGGGTGATCGCGATCGGCGGTCATCGTCCGCGAGAGTTCGTCGAGCGACATGGCGTCGGTTATCTGTCCGAGATCGTAACGATTCCGCCACGATGGCGGCTCGAGGAAGCTCTCTCGCGGTATGCGCTGCTCGCCGGCATCGAGCCGGCGCAGGTGCGGGGACGCATCGTGGAGCTGGTGGATCGGCTTGGGCTGGCCGAACACTGGGGCAAGCAGATACGCCAGCTCTCGAAGGGAAATCTTCAGCGAGTCGGGTTGGCGCAGGCGCTGTTGCACGACGAGCAGCTGGTGATACTCGACGAGCCGACGCACGGTCTGGATCCGGTGTGGACGCAACGCTTTCGCGAGATCGTCGCCGATTTGCGAAGCGCCGAGCGCGCGATCTTCATCGCGTCGCACAATCTCGACGAGCTGCAGCGGATCGCGGATCGAGTGGCGATCATCGATCACGGGCGTGTGCAGCGCGTGGTGCAAACGCGTGCGACCGGCGCTGATGCGGGAGCGATTCCGTATCGCATCGTCATCGCACAGGGCACGGCCACGGCGCGGGAGTTGTTGCCGAACGCGCGCGATGTTGCCGTGGACGAGTTGGAGCTTCCACCGATGACGCTCGCGTCGCTCAATCAGTCGTTGCATGCTCTGCTCCAACGTGGAGTACTCATCGCGTCTGTCGCGCCAGTGTACTCGTCGCTCGAGCGCGAGTTTCGGCAAGCGGTCGAGGGCGCATGA